The proteins below are encoded in one region of Engystomops pustulosus chromosome 8, aEngPut4.maternal, whole genome shotgun sequence:
- the LOC140076151 gene encoding olfactory receptor 1N1-like, whose translation MQANHTSIRYFIIKGISDDPELQLPIFILVLLLYLFILCGNITILIACKDPRLHTPMYFFLGNLSLLDISCCTVSLHKIIITFITGDRTVTFTTCMAQMYMFGSLGCAELSILTAMSYDRYVAICKPLQYHMVMNPRTCGILASTCWIFGILQVSPHIGIISRFSCYSSIEINHFFCDIIPVIRISCEDTTFVQMLFFIEGLLTMIVTPFLLIFVSYIFIILAILRIRSTSGRLKAFYTCSSHLVVVILLYTILFNQYLTPNLSSTLESKKLFALFNTAAVPMLNPLIYSLKNKDLKRALKRIFCHENSTVT comes from the coding sequence ATGCAAGCAAACCACACATCAATCCGATATTTTATAATTAAAGGGATATCTGATGACCCTGAACTTCAGCTTCCTATCTTCATTCTGGTTCTCTTGCTTTATCTCTTCATCTTATGTGGTAACATAACCATTCTTATAGCATGCAAGGATCCTCggctccacactcccatgtacttttTCCTTGGCAACTTGTCCTTGCTGGACATCAGTTGTTGCACTGTTTCGTTACATAAGATTATTATAACTTTCATTACCGGTGATAGAACTGTAACTTTCACTACTTGCATGGCACAGATGTACATGTTTGGATCTTTGGGATGTGCTGAACTGTCAATATTAACAGCCATGAGCTATGACCgttatgtggccatctgtaaacCTCTACAATATCATATGGTTATGAATCCTAGAACCTGTGGAATATTGGCTTCGACCTGTTGGATTTTTGGAATTTTGCAAGTTTCGCCTCATATAGGTATAATAAGTAGGTTTTCCTGTTATTCCTCTATTGAGATCAACCACTTCTTCTGTGACATAATCCCGGTGATAAGAATTTCTTGTGAAGACACCACTTTTGTCCAAATGCTCTTCTTCATTGAGGGTCTTCTTACCATGATAGTGACACCATTTCTCCTAATATTTGTGTCTTACATATTTATCATACTTGCCATCCTAAGGATACGTTCCACTTCTGGAAGACTAAAAGCCTTCTACACATGTTCATCACACCTTGTGGTGGTCATATTACTATATACAATACTGTTTAATCAATATTTGACCCCTAACCTAAGTAGCACCTTAGAGTCAAAGAAACTTTTTGCTCTTTTTAACACAGCTGCTGTTCCTATGCTCAATCCTTTGATCTACAGTCTAAAGAATAAGGATCTGAAAAGAGCTCTAAAGAGGATCTTCTGCCATGAGAACTCTACAGTTACTTAG